Proteins encoded by one window of Tamandua tetradactyla isolate mTamTet1 chromosome 24, mTamTet1.pri, whole genome shotgun sequence:
- the LOC143667987 gene encoding fatty acid-binding protein, intestinal-like, whose translation MTFNGSWKVDRSENYDKFMEKMGVNVVKRKLAAHDNLKLIITQEGNKFTIKESSTFRSIDVVFELGVNFTYNLADGTEISGAWNLDGDKLVGKFKRTDNGNELNTVQEIIGGELVQTYVYEGVEAKRIFKKE comes from the exons ATGACGTTCAATGGCTCTTGGAAGGTAGACCGCAGTGAGAACTATGACAAGTTCATGGAGAAGATGG GTGTTAATGTGGTGAAAAGAAAGCTTGCAGCTCATGACAATTTGAAACTCATAATTAcacaagaaggaaataaattcacCATCAAAGAATCAAGCACTTTTCGGAGTATTGACGTTGTGTTTGAGCTTGGTGTCAATTTTACCTATAACCTTGCCGATGGAACTGAAATCAGC GGGGCTTGGAACCTAGATGGAGACAAACTTGTTGGAAAATTCAAACGGACAGACAATGGAAATGAGCTGAATACTGTCCAAGAAATTATAGGTGGCGAACTAGTTCAG ACGTATGTATATGAAGGAGTAGAAGCCAAGAGGATCTTTAAAAAGGAGTAA